One Actinomadura viridis genomic region harbors:
- a CDS encoding lycopene cyclase family protein — protein MVESHRVESHGDESQGFDSDVVIIGAGAAGLSLAHHLARTGPPGRRGEAPTVTLVEALDESLRPPERTWCFWEKGESEYEEAVVASWDRLRVVGRDGDAVVKGISPFRYKMLRSSAFEELVERGLSGLPGVRTVRADVHAVRDLPGGAEVDGTAAGGRRLRLRARWVYDSRPPRELPRARSTLLQHFRGWFVRTAFPAFDPEVVSLMDFRTPQPPRGLSFGYVLPFGPRDALIEYTEFSPKPLSQGAYEEALLHYTRKVLGIGPLEVRGHEQGVIPMTDAVFPRRAGRSVFRIGTAGGATRPSTGYTFAAVQRQSRAIAAAYERGDVPAPPPPYSPRARAMDAVMLRLLDRGRADGTEFFTGLFRTTPAERLLRFLDGDTRLGEDIAIGLRTPIVPMLRTVAELPLLPRRNVPAAPGRPAASESTSPSEERP, from the coding sequence ATGGTCGAGTCGCACAGGGTCGAGTCGCACGGGGACGAGTCGCAGGGGTTCGATTCGGACGTCGTCATCATCGGTGCCGGTGCCGCCGGGCTGTCGCTGGCGCACCACCTCGCCAGGACGGGGCCGCCGGGACGGCGGGGGGAGGCGCCCACGGTGACCCTGGTGGAGGCCCTCGACGAGTCGCTGCGCCCGCCCGAACGCACCTGGTGTTTCTGGGAGAAGGGCGAGAGCGAGTACGAGGAGGCCGTCGTGGCGTCCTGGGACCGCCTGCGGGTGGTCGGCAGGGACGGCGACGCGGTGGTGAAGGGCATCTCCCCGTTCCGCTACAAGATGCTCCGCTCGAGCGCCTTCGAGGAGCTGGTGGAGCGCGGCCTGTCCGGTCTGCCTGGGGTGCGCACGGTGCGCGCCGACGTCCACGCGGTACGGGACCTGCCCGGCGGGGCCGAGGTGGACGGCACGGCGGCGGGGGGACGGCGGCTGAGGCTGCGCGCCCGCTGGGTGTACGACTCGCGCCCGCCGCGCGAGCTGCCGCGGGCCCGCAGCACGCTGCTGCAGCACTTCCGGGGCTGGTTCGTGCGGACGGCGTTCCCCGCGTTCGACCCCGAGGTCGTGTCGCTGATGGACTTCCGGACGCCCCAGCCGCCGCGCGGCCTCTCGTTCGGTTACGTGCTGCCGTTCGGCCCCAGGGACGCCCTCATCGAGTACACGGAGTTCTCCCCGAAGCCGCTGAGCCAGGGCGCCTACGAGGAGGCGCTGCTGCACTACACGCGCAAGGTGCTCGGCATCGGCCCGCTGGAGGTGCGCGGCCACGAGCAGGGCGTGATCCCCATGACCGACGCGGTGTTCCCGCGGCGGGCCGGGCGTTCGGTCTTCCGGATCGGCACGGCCGGGGGCGCGACCCGCCCGTCCACCGGGTACACGTTCGCGGCGGTGCAGCGGCAGAGCCGGGCCATCGCCGCCGCCTACGAGCGCGGGGACGTGCCCGCGCCGCCGCCCCCGTACTCCCCGCGGGCGCGGGCGATGGACGCGGTCATGCTGAGGCTGCTGGACCGGGGCCGGGCGGACGGCACCGAGTTCTTCACCGGGCTCTTCCGGACGACGCCGGCGGAGCGGCTGCTGCGCTTCCTCGACGGTGACACCCGCCTGGGGGAGGACATCGCGATCGGGCTGCGCACCCCGATCGTCCCGATGCTGCGTACCGTGGCGGAACTGCCGCTGCTGCCGCGCAGGAACGTCCCGGCCGCGCCCGGCCGCCCGGCCGCTTCCGAATCCACCTCCCCCAGCGAGGAGAGACCTTGA
- a CDS encoding MFS transporter, whose protein sequence is MAGSSMADTGPPPLRWVSLAAICTAAGMVWLAFGDLGVALPVIADEFTTSLSTLQWANNAFSLVTGALVIAAGRFGDIFGRRRMLVLGLVLLAAFSVLAALAPGAGWLVVGRGLMGVGAALILPASLALIPPEFSGRAEITAFGIWQAVAWGGLSIGPAISGGVTEALGWRWLFWINLPLAAVTLVAVRLTTRESRDPGASRRVDWLGLACIGAAVFALLYALTEGPAAGWTDPVVVGLFAATVVFAVAWFHVERRARDPLVDLRLFRRRTYDGALTANLTMNLAFSGMSFLLVLWLENTRGYSPVEAGLLMLPATFGVFAFIPLGGRMDARRGGRPPAVGGLVVAAAGLFLLGFLGTETRVWFPVALFIIGLGLGLVSTPVANTAVGDVPRDLAGTAAGVFKMSSMLGGALGVAVLTAFARGLTENAAAGAVARSGLTSAEIAQAREALVNSSSFKDALASLPPDLRAAVVRAVTDAFDTGVARTMVATAILTLAATVLAFFLWPRGVEKPTPE, encoded by the coding sequence ATGGCTGGATCGTCCATGGCCGACACCGGCCCCCCGCCGCTGCGGTGGGTCTCCCTGGCCGCGATCTGCACGGCCGCGGGCATGGTCTGGCTCGCCTTCGGCGATCTGGGCGTGGCCCTCCCCGTCATCGCCGACGAGTTCACCACCTCGCTGTCGACGCTCCAGTGGGCGAACAACGCCTTCAGCCTCGTCACCGGAGCGCTCGTGATCGCCGCCGGCCGGTTCGGGGACATCTTCGGGCGGCGCCGGATGCTGGTGCTGGGCCTGGTGCTGCTGGCCGCGTTCTCCGTCCTGGCCGCGCTCGCGCCCGGCGCCGGATGGCTGGTCGTCGGCCGCGGGCTCATGGGCGTCGGCGCCGCCCTGATCCTGCCCGCCTCGCTCGCCCTCATCCCGCCCGAGTTCTCGGGCCGGGCGGAGATCACCGCGTTCGGCATCTGGCAGGCGGTGGCGTGGGGAGGGCTGTCCATCGGCCCCGCGATCAGCGGGGGCGTCACCGAGGCGCTGGGCTGGCGCTGGCTGTTCTGGATCAACCTGCCGCTCGCCGCCGTCACGCTCGTGGCCGTCCGGCTCACCACCCGGGAGTCGCGCGACCCCGGCGCGTCCCGCCGCGTCGACTGGCTGGGCCTGGCCTGCATCGGAGCGGCGGTGTTCGCGCTCCTGTACGCGCTGACCGAAGGCCCCGCCGCGGGATGGACGGACCCGGTCGTGGTCGGGCTGTTCGCGGCCACCGTGGTGTTCGCGGTCGCGTGGTTCCATGTCGAACGCCGCGCCCGCGATCCGCTCGTCGACCTGCGGCTGTTCCGGCGGCGGACCTACGACGGGGCGCTCACGGCCAACCTGACGATGAACCTCGCGTTCTCCGGCATGAGCTTCCTCCTCGTCCTGTGGCTGGAGAACACCCGCGGCTACAGCCCGGTGGAGGCGGGCCTGCTCATGCTCCCCGCCACGTTCGGTGTCTTCGCGTTCATCCCGCTCGGGGGACGGATGGACGCCCGGCGCGGCGGCCGGCCGCCCGCGGTGGGCGGGCTCGTCGTGGCGGCCGCCGGCCTGTTCCTGCTCGGCTTCCTCGGTACGGAGACCCGCGTGTGGTTCCCGGTCGCCCTCTTCATCATCGGGCTCGGCCTGGGGCTGGTGAGCACGCCCGTCGCCAACACGGCCGTCGGGGACGTCCCCCGCGACCTCGCCGGGACCGCCGCGGGCGTCTTCAAGATGTCCAGCATGCTCGGTGGCGCGCTCGGGGTCGCCGTCCTCACCGCCTTCGCCCGCGGGCTCACCGAGAACGCGGCGGCCGGGGCGGTGGCCCGGTCCGGGCTCACCTCCGCGGAGATCGCCCAGGCCCGGGAGGCGCTGGTGAACTCCTCCTCCTTCAAGGACGCCCTCGCGTCACTGCCGCCCGATCTCAGGGCCGCCGTCGTCCGGGCGGTCACCGACGCGTTCGACACGGGCGTCGCCCGCACCATGGTCGCCACCGCGATCCTCACCCTCGCCGCGACCGTGCTCGCCTTCTTCCTGTGGCCGCGCGGGGTGGAGAAGCCCACGCCGGAATGA